ATTTACAACCAAACTTATCCCAACCAACTGGACATTCCTGTTTAAAAAGCAGTGCGTCTCTCTGCTCAGTCACGTTCTTCAGCCTTTGGAGAAGTTGCTCCACGTCTCCGTCCATGCTTACAGTCTTCGTCTTGTGTTGCACTGCAAACCAAAGCAGTCCAGCCAGCAGGGCAACAGACAGCAGGACCAGAAGCACCAACACACCCCTGATCGGACACCGAGGAGGGCTCACAGGGTCTGGCTGCTGACTTCTTACTGTTCCCAGAGTATTGGAGGACTCCTCTGTCCCCACGTAGTCCTGGTGTTGATCTCTGAGGCTCTCAATTGTAGCGTAgatctccactctcctctcctctccatctccttgtgTGTACCTGGCCTTGGTCATCATGTTGGGCCTGGCGTAAATCACCTCAGCCATATTCTGGTCCAAACTGTCAGAGTTTACCTTATCGTCCTACCCCTATGCATGCCTGGTCTTTCTGTGCGTTTTGAATGCCAGCATATCAAAGTCTTCACACCTCCTTTGATCAAACAGGAAGTACTTCAACCAGAATCTACAGGGGCTTGCAGAGGCACTGTGTATGGTAAGACACATCCTGTTTTTTAAGGAAGTGGTACGTTTTTGTGCATCACTTATGGTAATAAACGTAAGGTTGATTGTCCGAAAAGACCAAAATACAGATCAACATTCTTCAAATACACATTTGAGCCATATGCCATTGCTAAAATAAAGTTACAGTTCCCCAGCAGAGCTGACTGCCCATTTGTGAGGGAGGTGTTATGAATGCACGAGTGATAGGGTACATGTACAGTACATGTTTTTGTGAGTCGTCTTCTTCTGGGAAAAATGGCCCACACCATTTTTTACTAGCCCACCACATGTTCTCTGCGTACGCTACTGACCACTTTGGTGTCAGCCTTGTAGCAAACCTGGTATCacgctttttattttgttactcCCAGgtatcatgaattgatactaaCATTTTATCCATTGAATGTCCCCTCAATAGAAGAATCCCCGTGAGTTAAAGGTAGTTAACAGGCTACCTACCAGGTAGGTAGACGGACAAGTAAgccatccaatcatttcatttggAATGAAATGAAACCGGAATGAACTGATTGGACAAGCTTAGTATAGGCCTGGAACATCCAAAGATGCCCCATTTTTGTTAATGTTTCTGAGCATTCGATTCATGTATTGCTGTTGGGATGTAAAGAATATAGCCAAGACTATTCTAAAATGAATTGCCTTCCCCAGCTTTAATCCACATCGCTTCAATTAGTTCTCAACCGACGACAAAACGCATCATCTTGTGACAACTTTATTGCTTTACACAACCTGTGATCGGCATATCTACAAAACAAAGAACTTTgaatagaaaaacaaaagaatatataaaaaaactgaGAAGATGCGAGGTCGGAGCTCAATGTCTGTTTGTATCCAAGTGCCCGTGTAGGAAAACCAAGTCGGGAGGAAAACGGTCTCGAAGTCCCCCCCCGAGGCCTCTGCCTCCTTGGAAGGGCGTGGCCAATGGTTACCACGGTAACCATggtggcggctgctgctgctgtgagggTGTGCTGAGATCATCTGGAGGCCTTTCCGTTTTCATGGACGTCCATTCTGAGGCCAGGGGATAAAAGGtaacaaattaaaaataaacttaacCCATGCTTTTTTTGAATGATCCATCACTACCAAAGGGTGTACCACATACTACATCGATGACCCTTGACCTGCCATAAGCAGCTGCAGAATgaccatgtttgtttgtttgaacagAAACACGTGTGTCTATACCATAAGTCAAACTCAACCCTCTGCAAAAGCAATAAAGTATTTACAGACATGACACAAGTAACAAGAAATGATTTGTACGGTCATTTGGCGGATGCTTTAATGCACAGTCTTAACAATAATGTAACTGCACGTAtagctaaatatatatacaatcaatcaataaataaattgatttAAGATGCACCGGTTCTAAGCACGGGCGGCACCAGAGGGAATTGAACCCTGGCACTGGTTGAGGGACCTAGGATCGTATTGAAAGGGTTAAACTTAACATGTGACCTTCACCCACCCGTTGTCGTCTTTAAGGTGCTGGTAGAGTTCAGCCTTGTTATTCACGGAGCTCGTCCTGCCGGCAAACTCCTGGTGCTTCCTGGAATTGGCCACCGTGATCCGATTGGTCCACAGCGCCAGAAGAGAGACCGGGCCTggaagacggacagagagagaggagctgagtACTGCGTTTTCATTGGCTGATGCCGTTATTGATTATTCGGTTATTGGCCTGGGCCCGAGTTTTCAGATTATGGTTCAGGCCAGAAAGTGTAAAATTACATTTAATTATCCTGataaaaaataagtacaaaatgaaaaaattgcaataatattttagctttacctttttattttattaaactcAAACAAGCTCCTTGTATAAAGACCTGCCAACTCCTAAATACTCCTTGGCAAAATGCTAGGCCTACAAACACACTGGCAAGTGCTTTAAACAGTTTTAAATCTCGAACAA
This Gadus macrocephalus chromosome 19, ASM3116895v1 DNA region includes the following protein-coding sequences:
- the LOC132448044 gene encoding CD209 antigen-like protein E gives rise to the protein MAEVIYARPNMMTKARYTQGDGEERRVEIYATIESLRDQHQDYVGTEESSNTLGTVRSQQPDPVSPPRCPIRGVLVLLVLLSVALLAGLLWFAVQHKTKTVSMDGDVEQLLQRLKNVTEQRDALLFKQECPVGWDKFGCKCYRLSNERRPWNKSRKFCVSHGADLVVVDSKEEMDFISRYGGNNWLGATDEASEGMWRWVDGTVLSADNRSWRRGKRDGDMDKNCLRVREKPNFKWTDESCEARNYGLCENHLIN